From Brassica rapa cultivar Chiifu-401-42 chromosome A06, CAAS_Brap_v3.01, whole genome shotgun sequence:
ttaagaAGATGAACTTGAAAACAAGATGCATATAAAAGTGAAATCTTGTTGTTGTTACAGGAAGAAGATCCAAGAACGATGAGGAGGGCGTTTGAGACGCTTCTGATGATTGTGAGGAACGCAGCTAAGACTCCAGATGAAGAGAAATACAGGAGGATCCGTGTCACGAACAGGTTGTTCCAGGAGAGAGTTGGGAGGTTCAAAGAAGGTATGGAGTTCATGGAGCTTTGTGGATTCAAGAGAGAGGGAGGATCAGAGTTTCTGTCTCTGGCGAACGACGAGGGAGACATGTCGCGGCTTCGAGACGCCGCGTTTCAGTTGCAGTCTGCGGTTACTAATCCTTTCTTTGGTCTTCTCTCCAAAGAAGCAGCTGAAGAGTGAAGACATGTGAACAATGAACTTTGTCTGCCTGAATTGTTGTGTACCGTTAACAGATTAATAACTGAACTATTATTATCTCTTTCTGCTCTAAAATGTTTGGTTAACGCATAATACTGTTAAGCTAAACAAAGCGACGTTAGAAAATGGTTAGCGTCTAATCATCGTCTTCCTAAGCGGCAAATCAAAGATTAATTGAAACATCTAGCAATTTTATTGAACACCAGGATAAGACTTGTGCCTTGCACATGGTGAATTTATATGacaattatttaagaaatatcgtatgaaaaaaataaaaattatatttttgatcgaattaatatttttggcccttaaaaatttttaaattttttttgttaattatatattttgtttactgATAAGCTaatctcatttttaaaaatattttaggtcaaaaaattcacttatcgcataagaacttaacgtttaggccgaagaatctcagacctactatttggttacaatgaaactatgtctgtttgattttatatcataatttaGCAATATCaaagttaattatgattatgaGAAATTTATGTTCACGTgtcaatcctatctatcttcaatattttctcGTTTTTGTGTcgttttttcattttggttattgttcgatataaatattgattattGAGTCTATTCTCATTTCGTTATTTTGTTTTAGTAtgagatttaaaaattattaaatatttaaaattattaaagagatacatacttagaTTAAGATCTGCAccttgtgcagaataaatattttatatttattatttattttatgtttttctgcatattatgaaataataaaagaataatctaatatattaaaacagaagtcatgacttcttttcatgtgtgattttttttagtttggatcattcctagaaaatatcatattttacataagttcattattatatcttttaatatcttatctttttatttgaaatacaaatgaatatatttaaaatgttctaacaaaatcttttcaaaatcttcttagaatctttttaaatttactttcaaaaattagttagttttaatttaaattatcataaagtataattagaaattaaaattaaatatagttttggtttataaacgaaaatttaaataaaattaaattaattaatttcaaaaatacatttactaataatttttaaagattttgttagaaataaatatttatttctattttaattttttcaaatttgttttctaataaaataaaaatcatgattttttgatgactgatatttttatttggaccgtcatttaaattttatattaaatgtatatcactaatgctaatatatataatatttttaactactttaatcataatatcttttatatcttttaattttctttgaaaaaaattaaaatgctaacaaatctcttaaaataaattataataagatcttaattttcataaattgaatataaatattttcaactaattttgtaattagtaatgaaatgttactaaaagaataaaattatatcctattttatcaattttataataatatctaccattttaaaataaaaatgttatattgaacaaaatatgataaaattattttaaattgataagttaacatattttattttcataaatataaaatatttatgctaaaaatataatatgttggtagaacgggttaatattagtaaaatatataatacatgtataaaattttaacttatcttaaactttttaataaacagtaatttattatatagaattaataaacattaaaaaattactaaaaatatctagcgatttgaattacggatcatgattataataaattaaatacaaaattgttttcatatatgttgtttcatgcattaaaaaatttagtttagtattCAAATgcaaattcaataggacaaatatataatgagcaacatatatatgtgatgattttaatttacagcatgaaaactataaaattattatatttggcataattatacaaacatttaaatatgtgagtaacattaaaaatatataataattatgtaaaacaaatatctatatatatattaatgtgaaaatatatacccgcacggttgtgcgggtgaaaatctagttatatattaaatagctAAGAAATgagttactattatgtaataaattggtgTGCACATATAAATCAAGCGACCGTTTTTGTTTATTCGTACTCATTttagggtaaataaatcaaaacaatcaatcttatctattgtatatgatatataattaaatttaaataatattaacatatatatatagtatactttaaatataaatatttattaaatgaggtttctactcatatgattttatcattgtgtaacaaaattttacaccaacgatttttttataatgtggaatgtttagtggtttcaataatttataattaaaacaatgaagatttcaaaattaaaatatttatttttcaatatatgttcaacgcagatatcaaaatataagtatgtattttcatatgatgtataggttaatttaaatgatatgatttatatatatatatagtaacataaacacctattaaaataaaaattatttattcatatgattttataatcattgtatcttattatagaaaaaaatttaaaccttgatcacaaaagtttatgtgagacttttaagaGTTTTAGTAATCTATattcgttttgaaaaattcaaaatacgacatatacaaaaaaaatcaaaattttattatatgattaatgtagttatgtaatttattttaataataaataattaaaaaaataatagaatttATACAAATtgttaacaaatatttattatttaaaataattaattgtcatttatatcttaatcacattaggtaattctgcaagttttatttaaggaaaaaatatataataatttcaatttgataaatgaatggtccataatgtacatactatataatataatatttcttaccaatttaatttttgactaacaaaattctcaattgattTTCAAAccgtcattttaaaaaaattgacattttaATTACGTGACAAGTCAgcagaatattttttttaattagtacaaacaaCATGTTATAACTTGTAAATGTTTTTCTATTAATATACAGGGGATTGATTGCGTAGTTGCAATATGAAACAATTAATAAGAGAATGTTTTCCGGTTTGCTACATACCAAATTGATGGCATGGTAATCTTAACCAACCATAAATGCAGGCCTCTTAGTAAAAGTTTGTATGAAAGTCTAAAGcccaataataataataccatATCTTTGACCTATCCGACCCGACCCACCCGGCCCATTCCATCCGGCTACATTTGATGGTACTGACGGATACTATCTTTGAGCTGCCGCTTAACTGTGGAATCGAAATCGGAATTGGAAATATCGTTTTCGTTCGAGGCGACGGCGTCACCTCTCTCTGTGATTATCGTTTTCGTTCGAGGCAGTTCTCTCTGAGAGGTACGTAACTTGGAGACTGTTAGTAAACCTGGAGCTCTGCTCTTTCTCCCTCTTACGcactgtgattttttttttcttttaggttTTGACATATTCGAGATGTATTCTGATCGAGTGGTGGCTGAGACTGTAAGCAAGAATACGGTGAAGAACCGTCTCAATGGCGGCTCCGGCGACGGGAGACAAGTCACCAGGAAGaggttcttctctctctctctcaacacttcgttttttttttctctctatcGTAATTTAAACTTGCTTTTCCCCAAGGAAGGATCCTTCGAGTAACTTAGTGTTTAGGTTTTACTTAATTAGTCAAAGCTGATTCTCTCGTAGCTCTATGAACTCCTTATGATTCGTAATAGGAAGAGTAGCTGATTCTCTGCTTTGTTCAATTCACGCAGTTAGTTTCTACATGGATAGTTAGTTTCATGAAGGAGATGTTTAGCTCTCTATTCACACTTTGTTTTGGATACGTTTTGATGTACAACTgttatatcttttttttctcattGTGTAATCTAAATCGTATAACTGCACAATCATTCATTGTGTTCTTTACCTTTTCACTAGCATAAGATTGGGAAAAGAAAGTCTGATGAACGTATTAACCTGATTGTTTTCAGAGGACGGGAGGATGACGATAAGTGGGAGCATGATCTTTTCGATGACGACACCAAGCCTCGAGTTTCAAGTATATATCTTTTTAGCTTTGTGGCTTTTCCTTCCTTGTTTTAGTTTACAAAGTATCTCTCTCTTTTGGTTGTTGACTCTGTGCTACCAAGATCGCAAGGTTGACCCTAGAGATCTCCGCTTGAAGCTCCAGAAGAAACATCATGGCTTGCAGAGTCGACTAGGAGGAGCTCGTTTGGGGGAGCGGGATCTGCGTGAGAAGCTATCTGGGACAAAGAATCCACCACCAAGGAACACTAACCTACAAAAATCTACAAGGGAAGCTACTAGACCAGCCGTAAAGAACGGTTCAGGTGAAACCAAGTCTGAGACCAGAGCAGCTTTGAACAAAGCTGTCAAGAAGAAACCACAAGAGGCAAGATGATTTCTCATTTTCTGCAAACCATAGTTCTCTTATCAGTATTTTATTCCGTATAGCTTTCATGACTGAATGGCTGTGTTAGCTGCACTCTTTCTCAgtttgtttatcttttttttgttcaggcTGGTACGTCAGTTGATAGCTTCCTGGAATCATTGGGTCTTGAGAAATATTCAACCTCATTTCAAGTGGAAGAAGTATGTGAATGTATTTACTGTTAGATTGATTCCTGCGTGTTCTCTTCTTACTGTTTTATGTCTTTTCCAGGTTGATATGGATGCTCTGATGCATATGACAGATGATGACCTCAAAGCTCTGCTCATACCAATGGTAAAAGTCCCTAATAAGCTGCCATAGCGTTTGTTTTCACCATGCTTGATTTTAGATTGCATTACTAGTTCTTTAGAACAGTCGTTATCTCCTGTTCAATTAATTCATACCACATCTATCATCATGTGATAGACTTTAGTTATCCAGAACTCCTTTATTGATCTTCAATGTCAGATTACAAGAGTAACGATGCTCATAAAAGATAGAAATACGATCTCATAGCGATCGCAGAGATGATCTCATGGCGATCATCTCCTCCAAGCTCATAGCGCTTGAATCACATCAACATCATAAGCATAAAGAACAAGTGAAGAAGACgaactatatttatatgaagTCTTTCTCCCTTAGTCTTCCCAACTGCAAACATTCTGAATCGCATAGAGTCTTCACTCCTTTTGCCAGCTCAGCCACTCATTTGCCACGTCAGACTCAAGATGATAGAAGTCTATCAATACTTCCCCCATGAAAACAAGCTTGCCCTCAAGCTTGGGAGAAGAAAAGAAACTACTGGTGCTCATGTAAAAGATCAAGATAGGACTTATCAATGCTTCATTCATGCAGGTCTTACAGCTTCTGCAAATGTCGAATGTAACAGCTGAAGTCTCCACCTTATCTTTATACTTGAACATCCAGGACTTGGGCACTTTACTTCTCCGCCTTTGTTGCATGACTTTGTTGCCCTTGTGAACAGACAAGCCACTCCACAATCCTCCGCAATCACGGCTTTGCACCTTGCCATCATCTCCACTTATATCATACATATACGCCTCTTGTACGTTAGTTTGCAGAACTTCTGTCCAAACACTTGTCTTGCTGAGTTGTTGTTTGTACTTAAACATATACGTCTTGAAAGACTTTTTCTTCTTATGACTTTGCTGTACTCGCACTCGTAGCAGATTACCCTCGTGCTGCATTAGTAACAAGCCGTTGTCATGAGGTAACAAACGACTCAGAAATGATGAAACTCTGAACAGCTCTTGTATCAACAGCTCAGATTCCTTCTTTTCTTCTCTATCATATCTCCAAAACAACACAGCCACTATCCATAAGCAGATAAGTATACTCTCATATACTCCCACCCTTGAAAACAAGCTTGCCCACAAGCTTGAACAGAGGAAAATGAGAGGAAAATACTGCAATTCTGGTTTTGTATCTGCCACTGACTTAAACCTCCATTTATGCTTCACGTGGAACTCTCCCTCACCAACCAAAAAATGTTGCAACACTTGTAAAATCTGCGGCATCTGGAACAGAAACATCTGCCCTGTCCTCTTGCTCATCAGATATGTATGGTATAGTACGTGGCATGGAAGAATCATGCTACTAATCCAAACACTGCCATTCTCCACTCTGAACCTCTCAAATGTGTGGATAACCAAGATAAGAGTAATAGCTAAGTTCTCACACTGAGACATTCCTGCAACTGCCTTGTTCTCACCCTGAGTTATTATTTTGCACAATGATCTCCATATTTCAGCCAGGACAGGAACGCATGGAAACCGAGAGTGCCAAAATTTCAAACACTGTCCATCCTTGCGCTGCCGCAACCAGTCTCTCATATGCAGAATCCAACACGCATAATATAGGACATGATTGTATTGTTTACACAGCCCCACGTTCTCAGCTTTATATTTGAAGTGCCATGACTTGGAACTCCTCCTCTTTGGCTCCAAAGTTTGTTGTTCTGAAGTCAACAAGGTAATTACATCCAAACTTTTCATTTGGACATGACACAGTTGAGCCTGCAACAACCCACTCAACTTCTGAAGGCCCTTGACAGTTCCTGCAGATTCCTTCCTTGAATGCAAGGCCTCCTTTAGCTTCCTATCAACCAGAGAAGAACTTGGAGCTTTCTCAAGAAACAAATCAGGTTGCTCCACACAAGCACTGTCTGATATCTCACGTTTAACATCAGCTTGTTGCTCCATACCCGGAAGTGACGCAGGCTTAAGCTCTACTTCTGCCTCTTGAGCAGCTTCTGAACTTGAAACATGCCCATCACTAGAACTCACAGACACACTATCCAAAGTCGTTAATGCCATCGTCTTCACCAAATCTGGCCCCTTTAGAGACATCTCTGCAACTAATCTCTCCTCCTGAGCTGCAATACATAGTGACTTTGACACCTGCTCTGCTTCTTTCTCTGCTTCGTCCTCATGACCAGTCTCAGCAAAAACATCTTTCTCGAGTATTGTTTCAGATTGTACAGAAACTTCTGCAGCAGGGACAGTCTGTATCACCCTAACTCTTTCATGAACCGTCTCGGAATCTAAAGCTGGCTGAATCAAATCTGAC
This genomic window contains:
- the LOC103874979 gene encoding uncharacterized protein LOC103874979 isoform X1, producing MVLTDTIFELPLNCGIEIGIGNIVFVRGDGVTSLCDYRFRSRQFSLRGFDIFEMYSDRVVAETVSKNTVKNRLNGGSGDGRQVTRKRGREDDDKWEHDLFDDDTKPRVSNRKVDPRDLRLKLQKKHHGLQSRLGGARLGERDLREKLSGTKNPPPRNTNLQKSTREATRPAVKNGSGETKSETRAALNKAVKKKPQEAGTSVDSFLESLGLEKYSTSFQVEEVDMDALMHMTDDDLKALLIPMITRVTMLIKDRNTIS
- the LOC103874979 gene encoding uncharacterized protein LOC103874979 isoform X2, which codes for MVLTDTIFELPLNCGIEIGIGNIVFVRGDGVTSLCDYRFRSRQFSLRGFDIFEMYSDRVVAETVSKNTVKNRLNGGSGDGRQVTRKRGREDDDKWEHDLFDDDTKPRVSNRKVDPRDLRLKLQKKHHGLQSRLGGARLGERDLREKLSGTKNPPPRNTNLQKSTREATRPAVKNGSGETKSETRAALNKAVKKKPQEAGTSVDSFLESLGLEKYSTSFQVEEVDMDALMHMTDDDLKALLIPMGPRKKILLALGSKR